Proteins from a single region of Thermococcus alcaliphilus:
- a CDS encoding C2H2-type zinc finger protein has protein sequence MAVLKAIKIKDRDGEIFFRCPRCGMVFRKSKDYIRHINKSHGHLFRKA, from the coding sequence GTGGCGGTGCTTAAGGCAATAAAAATCAAGGACAGGGACGGGGAGATCTTTTTTAGATGTCCAAGATGCGGGATGGTCTTTAGAAAGAGCAAGGATTACATCAGGCATATAAACAAATCCCATGGACATCTCTTTAGAAAGGCGTGA
- a CDS encoding ATP-NAD kinase family protein — protein MIVGLIVNPIAGMGGRVALKGTDGVVEEAIKRGATPVALDFTKLFLNELSHYDVDVKFLTGHDGLGEDALKEFSFPYKVIKHREIKYREISGVKIPDTTKEDTKTLARLMKDKVDILLFAGGDGTARDIYEAIDKEKPILGIPTGVKMFSGVFATSPEDAAKLLVAFAKGNARLVEREILDLDENAYRHDEVKAKLYGKALTPYVETLVQGAKETVPLDEEEELDAIVEAIVEELEDGVYFLGAGSTIKKLKDMLGIDGTLLGVDIVEIKNGKAKLLVKDAQEKDLLEYIHRNPKIIVTVVGGLNFLFGRGNQQFSPEVLKHIPKENIIVVATPSKVKGAIRVYTGDREVDERLKGYIKVRISPWAERIVKVI, from the coding sequence ATGATAGTAGGCTTGATAGTAAATCCAATAGCTGGAATGGGTGGCAGAGTTGCCCTTAAAGGTACTGATGGAGTTGTGGAGGAAGCCATAAAACGAGGAGCAACGCCTGTGGCGCTTGATTTTACAAAGCTCTTTTTAAATGAGCTTTCTCATTATGATGTTGATGTTAAATTTTTAACAGGGCATGATGGACTGGGAGAGGATGCCCTTAAAGAGTTCAGCTTTCCCTATAAAGTTATTAAGCACAGAGAGATCAAATATAGAGAAATATCGGGAGTTAAAATTCCAGATACCACAAAGGAGGATACAAAAACACTCGCTAGGCTGATGAAGGACAAAGTAGATATACTGCTCTTTGCAGGAGGAGATGGAACAGCAAGGGATATATATGAAGCAATAGACAAGGAAAAGCCCATTCTTGGAATTCCAACCGGAGTTAAGATGTTCTCGGGGGTTTTTGCCACCTCTCCAGAAGATGCTGCAAAACTTCTTGTTGCGTTCGCAAAAGGAAACGCAAGGCTTGTGGAGAGGGAAATTCTCGACCTCGATGAGAATGCATACAGGCACGATGAAGTAAAAGCAAAGCTCTATGGAAAAGCCTTAACTCCCTATGTGGAGACCCTTGTACAGGGGGCAAAGGAGACTGTCCCACTTGATGAAGAGGAAGAACTTGATGCTATAGTGGAGGCTATTGTAGAGGAGCTTGAGGATGGAGTTTACTTTCTGGGAGCTGGCTCAACGATAAAAAAGCTCAAAGACATGCTTGGAATAGACGGGACACTCTTAGGAGTGGATATAGTTGAGATAAAAAACGGAAAAGCGAAGCTCCTCGTGAAAGACGCCCAAGAAAAAGATTTGCTGGAATACATTCATAGAAATCCAAAAATCATTGTGACTGTTGTAGGGGGCTTGAACTTTCTTTTTGGTAGGGGCAACCAGCAGTTCTCTCCAGAAGTTTTGAAGCATATACCAAAGGAAAATATTATTGTTGTGGCAACTCCTTCGAAAGTTAAAGGGGCGATTAGGGTTTATACTGGAGACAGGGAAGTTGATGAGAGGCTTAAAGGCTACATAAAGGTTAGAATCTCTCCTTGGGCAGAGAGAATTGTAAAAGTTATTTAG
- a CDS encoding potassium channel family protein: MCEYIFKNGEKCKTKSLAGSKYCSLHIPFDEGELLYGEKIKEIKERAFKRKLERGVRYFEGVQLYEAKISNLTSEKPLVFKNSKIKTLIVENSNLKGLSIFNCEIERVILLASSIGTVWVKNSVFFGFNILDIKFENSISVKNSTVRYLMMNSVQHAERVISGEEEYGEKETIHGRIEFSDLKNVRRIGVNSRYPLLKELLEEHGINLSGMSRKHVKARIFLIKNVEFDPSPRFKRQVRVFIRNFDGVLQLENLEVPGHVEIRGGRLKVPEFVHTTIYNNLVFRGVVFYGDTTWNLTVLPNLLAELSVRGFVILEECSFNNPTMEEFFYRLARITWEKSGDKEKADQYYYLEMLARRKQKMGRYIAYLPKLGIRIRFPHIPSGRIGTKIKHYIHLLEGLFEWFFADLTCKYGTDWKRPIVIWIFMVNLVFPTLFYFTRSVTSSGVPLKSFLDYEYFSVVTATTLGYGDLHPIGIGRVIASIEALFGMFMWAVFLTVFARKYMR, translated from the coding sequence ATGTGCGAGTATATCTTCAAAAATGGTGAAAAATGCAAAACAAAGTCTTTAGCGGGTTCAAAGTACTGCTCACTCCATATTCCTTTTGATGAAGGTGAGTTGCTTTATGGAGAAAAAATAAAAGAAATTAAAGAGAGGGCCTTTAAGAGGAAACTGGAAAGGGGAGTTAGGTACTTTGAAGGTGTACAGCTATATGAGGCTAAAATCTCTAACCTAACAAGTGAGAAGCCTCTCGTCTTTAAGAACTCGAAGATAAAGACGCTTATCGTTGAAAATTCCAACCTAAAGGGACTATCCATTTTCAACTGCGAGATTGAGAGGGTTATACTGCTGGCATCGTCTATAGGAACAGTATGGGTAAAGAACTCTGTCTTTTTTGGGTTTAATATTCTTGATATCAAGTTTGAGAACTCAATTTCTGTGAAGAACAGCACGGTTCGATATTTGATGATGAATTCCGTTCAGCATGCGGAGCGAGTTATATCAGGTGAGGAAGAATATGGGGAAAAGGAAACAATTCACGGGAGAATAGAATTCTCAGACCTCAAAAACGTTAGAAGGATAGGAGTAAATTCTAGGTACCCCCTGCTTAAGGAACTTTTAGAGGAACATGGAATAAACCTATCGGGAATGTCAAGGAAGCATGTAAAGGCAAGGATTTTTCTCATAAAAAATGTAGAATTTGATCCCAGTCCTAGGTTTAAGAGGCAGGTGAGGGTATTCATCAGAAACTTTGATGGAGTCCTTCAACTTGAAAACCTTGAAGTTCCGGGGCACGTGGAGATAAGAGGTGGGAGGTTAAAAGTTCCTGAGTTTGTACACACCACAATTTACAATAACCTGGTCTTTAGGGGCGTTGTATTCTATGGAGACACAACATGGAACTTAACGGTACTTCCAAACCTTCTGGCAGAGTTGAGTGTGAGGGGGTTCGTGATTCTTGAAGAATGCAGCTTCAATAACCCAACAATGGAGGAATTTTTCTACCGCCTAGCAAGGATCACATGGGAAAAAAGCGGAGATAAAGAGAAGGCAGATCAATATTACTATTTGGAGATGCTTGCCAGGAGAAAGCAAAAGATGGGAAGGTACATTGCATACCTGCCCAAGCTTGGAATTAGGATAAGGTTCCCTCACATTCCCTCTGGTAGAATTGGAACCAAGATAAAACACTATATCCATCTTCTGGAAGGACTCTTCGAGTGGTTTTTTGCTGATTTGACGTGCAAATACGGAACAGATTGGAAAAGGCCAATTGTTATTTGGATATTTATGGTCAATCTAGTATTTCCGACTCTCTTTTATTTCACAAGAAGCGTCACAAGCTCTGGTGTGCCCCTGAAGAGCTTCCTTGACTACGAATATTTTAGTGTAGTGACGGCAACAACCCTTGGTTATGGAGATCTTCATCCCATCGGCATTGGGAGGGTAATTGCTTCAATTGAGGCTCTCTTTGGAATGTTCATGTGGGCTGTCTTCCTGACGGTCTTTGCAAGGAAATACATGAGATAA
- a CDS encoding ParB/RepB/Spo0J family partition protein: MIRLITREEAFKRAERIKKENEALYGVPFELEHKYLPLDVLIPTQWELSEKKLLVVLQEIAHGYDAPVIVLEHKGNYYILDGHHRAYARKKLGFSQIEAIILRPIKEIPTKIEESVKKVRLKSLDDIVIAKE, encoded by the coding sequence GTGATTAGACTTATAACCAGAGAAGAGGCATTTAAAAGAGCAGAGAGGATAAAGAAAGAAAATGAAGCCCTTTATGGTGTACCGTTTGAACTAGAGCACAAGTATCTCCCCCTCGATGTTCTCATACCGACCCAATGGGAGCTGAGTGAGAAAAAGCTGTTAGTAGTGCTTCAAGAGATAGCCCACGGTTACGATGCTCCCGTTATAGTTCTAGAGCATAAGGGAAACTATTATATCTTGGACGGTCACCACAGAGCTTATGCTAGGAAAAAGCTGGGCTTTTCACAAATTGAGGCAATAATCCTTAGACCCATCAAAGAAATCCCTACAAAAATTGAGGAATCCGTGAAAAAAGTAAGATTAAAAAGTCTTGATGATATCGTGATAGCTAAGGAGTAA
- a CDS encoding class I SAM-dependent methyltransferase, whose amino-acid sequence MEYFDKIAPRYDEWYKTKVGRYVDKTEKRLVFSMIKTKSGKALDLGCGTGNYTLELYKRGFEVVGVDVSEEMLKIARKKLPNVKFIRADAYSLPFEDNTFDLVLSITMFEFIHKPEKALGEIYRVLKPGGEAIIGTMNGRSLWFLFKRLKSLFVETAYRYARFYTPKELERLMKEAGFRDVESRGIIYFPSFFPFLGLAEKLDQKFSDKLKNFGAFIVVRGVKGD is encoded by the coding sequence GTGGAATACTTCGATAAAATCGCCCCTCGCTACGATGAGTGGTATAAGACTAAAGTCGGGCGTTATGTTGATAAAACGGAAAAAAGGTTAGTATTCTCTATGATAAAAACCAAAAGCGGAAAAGCCCTTGACCTTGGATGCGGAACTGGTAATTATACCTTGGAGCTCTATAAAAGAGGGTTTGAAGTTGTTGGAGTGGACGTAAGTGAAGAAATGCTAAAGATAGCAAGAAAAAAGCTCCCAAATGTTAAGTTCATTAGGGCAGATGCATATTCGTTGCCCTTTGAAGACAACACATTTGATTTAGTTTTGAGCATTACAATGTTTGAGTTTATACACAAGCCCGAGAAAGCTCTTGGGGAAATTTATCGTGTTTTAAAACCTGGAGGAGAAGCGATCATCGGCACAATGAACGGTAGAAGTTTATGGTTTCTCTTCAAGCGCTTAAAAAGTCTTTTCGTGGAAACGGCATATCGCTATGCAAGATTTTATACGCCCAAAGAGCTTGAAAGGCTAATGAAGGAGGCTGGTTTTAGAGACGTTGAAAGCAGAGGGATTATATACTTTCCTTCATTTTTCCCCTTCTTAGGGCTTGCTGAGAAGCTTGACCAAAAGTTCAGCGATAAGCTAAAGAACTTTGGGGCGTTTATAGTTGTTAGGGGAGTTAAAGGTGATTAG
- a CDS encoding MTH1187 family thiamine-binding protein, with amino-acid sequence MAVAEICIFPLGTQSPSVGKYLEPVFEVIKKSGLKYMTCPMGTVVEGDIDEILALIKKCHEAIFKTGAQRVVISVRIDERVDKELTIESKLGV; translated from the coding sequence ATGGCGGTAGCTGAAATTTGTATTTTCCCTCTTGGTACGCAATCACCTAGTGTAGGGAAGTATTTGGAGCCAGTATTTGAAGTAATCAAAAAAAGCGGATTGAAGTACATGACGTGCCCAATGGGAACGGTTGTTGAAGGAGACATTGATGAAATACTCGCTCTCATTAAGAAGTGCCACGAAGCAATATTTAAAACTGGAGCTCAGAGAGTTGTGATAAGTGTAAGGATCGATGAGAGAGTAGATAAAGAACTTACAATAGAGAGCAAGCTGGGTGTATAA
- a CDS encoding adenylate kinase, translating into MNILIFGPPGSGKSTHSRRIVEKYGLEYIASGDIIRAEINKGNTLGLEMKKYIERGELLPDTVINTLVLSRLRRKRENFIIDGYPRTAEQVLALENFLYDHGIRINLAIDIFISKEESITRISGRRICKNCGAVYHIKYNPPKVPGKCDICGGEVVQREDDKPEIVSRRYDIYINNMEPIIKFYKGQGVYVQINGHGGIEEVWERIRPLLDYIWNRERKREEFR; encoded by the coding sequence ATGAACATTCTGATTTTTGGGCCTCCGGGTTCTGGAAAATCGACACATTCGAGGAGAATCGTTGAGAAATACGGCCTCGAGTACATAGCCTCCGGTGATATAATCCGGGCAGAGATAAACAAAGGAAACACCCTTGGCTTGGAGATGAAGAAATACATAGAAAGGGGCGAGCTTTTGCCTGATACCGTTATAAATACCCTCGTACTTTCGAGATTGAGGAGAAAGAGGGAAAACTTTATCATTGACGGCTACCCAAGAACGGCTGAGCAAGTATTAGCCCTTGAGAACTTCCTCTACGACCACGGCATTAGGATAAACCTAGCGATAGACATTTTCATTTCAAAGGAGGAAAGCATAACGAGAATCTCCGGAAGGAGGATATGCAAAAACTGTGGGGCTGTGTACCATATAAAATACAACCCACCAAAAGTCCCTGGAAAATGCGATATTTGTGGGGGCGAAGTGGTTCAGAGAGAGGACGACAAGCCGGAGATAGTTTCTAGAAGGTACGACATTTACATCAACAACATGGAGCCAATCATTAAATTTTACAAGGGACAGGGAGTTTACGTGCAGATAAACGGACATGGGGGAATTGAGGAAGTTTGGGAGAGGATAAGGCCTCTCTTAGACTACATATGGAATAGGGAAAGAAAGAGAGAAGAATTCCGGTGA
- a CDS encoding single- stranded DNA-binding family protein codes for MPRLSTGFVRASGYANKVRKVLFALTRGKLNPEEVVRASAQLNQYLFDKLQEMGVKKEDVVRISIEFNIKNGEIEWDYDTLRIEVYKKEEEEKLAEAMREVEESEKALEIAIEELSKLSEKLRELSDEIAQTIERLKREHTSLKLEFEK; via the coding sequence ATGCCCAGACTCTCAACCGGATTTGTTAGGGCGAGTGGGTATGCAAACAAAGTTAGAAAAGTTCTCTTCGCCTTAACACGCGGTAAGCTTAACCCCGAGGAAGTTGTAAGAGCGTCAGCCCAGCTAAACCAATACCTCTTTGATAAGCTCCAAGAAATGGGCGTGAAAAAAGAAGACGTCGTAAGAATTTCGATAGAGTTCAACATCAAAAATGGAGAGATAGAGTGGGACTATGACACGCTGAGAATCGAGGTCTACAAGAAAGAGGAAGAGGAAAAGCTTGCGGAGGCTATGAGAGAGGTTGAAGAAAGCGAAAAAGCCCTAGAGATTGCGATAGAGGAGTTGAGCAAACTTTCGGAGAAACTAAGAGAACTCAGCGATGAAATTGCCCAAACTATCGAGAGGCTCAAAAGAGAGCATACATCCCTAAAACTCGAGTTCGAAAAGTAG
- a CDS encoding TIGR00288 family NYN domain-containing protein → MRTALFRILKREEREPKEKEKREKVETPQKSIGLIIDGPNILRKEFGIKLENIKEALEKIGKIRVAKVVLNQYAPQGLIEAVVNQGFEPIIVAGDTDVRIAIEAMELIYNSDIEVIALATRDADFLPIISEAKRKGKETVVIGVEPGFSIALQNAADYVIKMEGKSYQSEGYEE, encoded by the coding sequence ATGAGAACAGCACTGTTCAGAATACTGAAAAGAGAAGAAAGAGAGCCTAAGGAAAAAGAAAAGCGAGAAAAAGTTGAAACTCCCCAAAAGAGCATAGGGTTGATAATAGACGGTCCTAACATACTGAGGAAGGAATTTGGGATTAAGCTCGAAAATATTAAGGAGGCACTTGAGAAGATTGGGAAAATCAGAGTAGCTAAGGTTGTCTTAAACCAATACGCTCCTCAGGGACTTATTGAGGCAGTTGTTAACCAAGGATTTGAGCCCATAATAGTTGCCGGAGATACAGACGTGAGGATTGCCATTGAGGCGATGGAGCTAATATACAACAGTGATATAGAGGTGATAGCCTTGGCTACGAGGGATGCGGATTTTCTCCCCATAATAAGCGAAGCAAAAAGAAAAGGCAAGGAGACTGTAGTTATAGGAGTTGAGCCTGGGTTTAGTATTGCACTTCAGAATGCAGCTGATTATGTGATAAAAATGGAGGGAAAAAGCTACCAGAGTGAAGGATACGAGGAGTAA